Within the Rosa rugosa chromosome 2, drRosRugo1.1, whole genome shotgun sequence genome, the region AAGTTTTTGGGTATAGAGAGGGTTTACCATATTGGGCATTTGAGTTCTCTGCCCATTTTCTCGAGGTGCGCCAGATTGCCCATTTCCGATTTCTgatcagagaaagagagagagagagagagagagagagatggagaagaagaagaagtagaagacGGAGGGTTTTGTTTTTGGGGTTTTATATTGAGATTTATATCTTCCAGGAGAAGCTTGGGTTTTGAAATTAGACCCGCCAAAGTTTCTGAATCTCACGCGCCTACTTTCGCACTTTTGGCGGGgttttcaaaattttaattgGAAGTTAATGTGTGCTATATATTCTTTGGTATAGAGCCACTGGATTTGGAAGGTGTTAATGGCTTTCCTTAAATCTTCTCTTTATTAATCCTTGAAGAGTTATCCTTTTTCATGGACAAGGTAAttatctttttcttattttttatacataatttttattcttttcaaaattgtaaataaaataaaataaaaaaagaggtCCTCTAAATGTTAATTGTTTTAGAGGCTGTTCTGCTTTTGGAGAGTTTATTGACCTAATTTGTACTCTGTTGAGTTGATTGAGTTTAATAAAATTCAttttgatccaaaaaaaaaaaaaaaaaattattttgtttctCAGCTTTTCACTTTTATCGATCTCCATTCAACATGTTGCGAGCTGGTGATGTTATGACTTGTCCGTGCTTTTAAAGGTGTTAATTTTTTCATTTGACCACCCATTAAACTTTAAAGTGAATCAAAACCCGCAAGTCAACCAATGTAAATTCAACTCTTAGAGCATATTTCATGCTAAATATAAATAACCGTTTAAGAACCGCAATGGTATACAAAAGGATATACTCTTGTTCGGTTGCAACTATCCCAAGAGAACTGATTTGAAAGTTGGAACAGAACTGGCCAAAAAAATTAAGTTGGAAACTTGGAACATAAAATTGTTTATGGGAGAGGATCGCTTGGAGCAAGGGCATATATACCAGCAAGGACAGTAGATCTCGGCTTCTATTGTCTTCCAAGACTAATCAAACTCTAAGGAAAAAAATGGTAATCTTTGTGTGGTCATATTCAAATCTTCAATGGCAGAGATGAGGCTGCCATGCCACCACAACTTTTGTTATTCGAAGTTGACTATTACAAACAGATTACTCATGTCACCAGTAATCActacaagaacaagaaccatcTCTAAAATGGTGAAATCGGCTACGATCCCTCACAACAATCTCCCGATCATAAACCTTTGAGATGAGCTTAAATGCAAGATGACAATCTGCACAAACTCTCAAATTCTTCCAAATCCTAATTGGTAACCCTGGTGCGGTAACTAGGAGCATGAATGCAATTGCAATTTTTTCACTGTGATAGGACAaagcattttctttttcttcctcctctATGTCTGCAAGAACATTCTCTGTATGAGGCACATAACCTTTCTGTTTCAGTAATTTTGTAATCTCTACCAGCTTTGCATATATCTCATCACTTTGTGGATGAGATCTATCACCCATAGTAAACTCGAAAACTCTGTTCCTCAACTCAACAATACTATAGCCCGGAGTTTTCTTCACACCTTCACTGAGCATTGTTCTCCTCACCTTTTGCACATCCGACCATCGACGCTCAGATGCATAGAGATTGGAGATTAGCACATAATCCCCACTATGTCGAGGTTCTAACTGCAGGATGTGGCCTCTTGCAATCTCCCCTAGAGCCGATTGCCCATGTATGGTGCATGCTCCTAATAAGGTCCTCCAAATAACAGCATTGGGCTGAACAGGCATGTCCTTAATGTATTCATACGCTTCTTTCACTAAGCCTGCTCTAGCTAACAAATCAACCATGCAACCATAATGTTCTATTCTGGGCACAATCCGATACTCCTCTTTCATCACTCTAAAGTACTCAAACCCTTCATCAACCATCCCGCAATGACTACAGGCATATAGAACCCCAACAAAAGTTATCTCAGTCGGCACCAATCCCTCTCTTTTAAACTCTTTAAAAAGCTCCAATGCTTCCTTACCAAACCCATTAACAGCCAACCCAACAACCAAAGCAGTCCACGAAACCACACTCCTCTCCTCCATTTCTTCAAACACCTTCTGCGCCTCCCTTATGCTTCCACACTTTGCATAAACATCCAGAAGCGCATTACTAGCATGCGCATTCCTTGTCAAACCCGCCTTCAACATATACACATGAACCCTCCCACCCAAAGCCAAAGCTCCAAGCTCGGCACAAGCACACAACAAGCTAACCATGGTGAACCCATCCGGCTCAACACCCTCCAAACTCATCTCCCTAAATATAGTCAGAGCCTCATTGGGCCTTCCATTCAAGGAAAACCCATTAATCACAGAGTTCCAAGCCACCAGGTCTCTCTCAGACATTGACTCAAACACCTCGTATGCACTCTCCACCTGCCCACAAACGGCGTACACGTGAAGCAAAGCGTTCTTAACAAAGACCAACGACTCGAGCCCATTTCTCAGAGCAATGGAATGTATCTTCTCACCCTCTCTCACAATCAACAACTTAGCCACAGCCTTCAAGAGAAAAGGGTATGTATGCGTATCGGGTTCGACAGAATTCACACGCATTTGGTGGTAGAGTTGAATTACAGGCATTGGGTTTTGGCTTTCGGCGTAGCCTCTAATCATGGTGTTCCATGTGAACACATTGGGCCATTGGATTTGGGAGAATACTTGGTGGGCATAGGACATTGGGGATGAGAGTGACACTGCGGTGAAGATGAGGTGTTTGCCCATATCTGGGTTGGAGAGAGGGACGCCATGTCGTAAAGAGAAGGCGTGGATTTGTTTGAGTTTGGAAATGGAGGAGGCGCAGCTTTGCAGGAGAGCAATGCATTTTTGGAGGATGAAGGGGAGTGGATTTTGTGGGCGGGTTGGGGAAGAGAAGCTTGAAACTGGGTTGTGATGAGTTAAGGTTGTTGAGATTGTGTGGGTGAGTGAGGGCTGCTTTGGGAGCATCACAACATGTTTGTGTGAGAAAGGGCTTTGCTATTGGTAGAGTTAGGGATGGGTGCTTGAGTGACCCAACTACAGTGAGGTTCAAATCAAGtgctctctgtttttttttttgagaaacaaaATATAGTCCTTTATTCAAACACCAAGCAAACAGACTACAAAGCACGGATGTGACAAGCTGCAACTCCACCCTCATCCACAGGTCGAATGATTGATGAGTCGCGCACAACCTCAGAAACACCATAGGTGACAAGGAGGTCATATGAAATGACCTTCATGAACCAAACAAGTCCAAACCCCGACCACCATTTACGCCCATACAAGCGGGCTACAGAGAGCAGCAACCAAACTCTAGTGTAAAGATACAACCCTGCAACCAACCTGACGAAGAATCGCATCACCCTTTCCGACACCGTGTCCCAAAATAAGCAGACCACGTGTAAGGGTAATTCCTCGTCACGTTGAAAAACAGGCAGCATAGTCAACAGACCAAGCCATAGAGATGGAACTACAAAACGACCATGACACCATAACAATGGCATCGACTCAACCCGGACACACCCACACCCCCGCCCAACAGAGGGGGGACTTATTTTTAACCAAGCAACCACTAGAAAAAAACAGTAACAAACCAaattgaaaactacaaaaatgcaacgaggcccaagaacatTAGCCCAGTCCAAGGCCCATTCCCCCCACCCCCCGCAAAAGCCACGCGCTGCAAGCAGCCACACCCGCCTCCGGCAAGTTCCATCGCCACCAAGGTTAGTTTTTATGAGTACTTAAGGTTAGTTTCAgtccatttttcttttgttaaaattataaaaaattaaaattaaaaaaaattaattcatGTATAAATAACAACTTGGTTTTTTCATTGATTTAGAATTTTTCAGTAGTGAACATTGATTCTTTACTGTTCTAAATAAGCCATATCTAATTCTAACATAGAATTACAAAATACAAATATAATCTTGATCCTACTTCGACAAAATTTTAgagtaaaagaaaaattaacaaaattcATCCACAAATGCAAATTGATATCATCCAAGCAAGTTGAAAAAGCCCCCTAGGTATCCCACACTAGATTCCTGTCAACCTGCACGTAGCATACCCCTCACTGAATTTTAGCAAATAAATAACTTTGAGTAGGAATTACAGTATCCCACCAAATTTATAACTTCCTCTTATATTTCCCTCACCCATAGTGTATCCCACCAAATTGTTATCTCCCTTCTAAATCTCTCTCCCCAAAACAATGCTGGAATTGTTATCTCCCTTCTAAATCTCTCTCCCCAAAACAATGCTGGAAGTGTATGTGGCAAGTTTTCAACTGTGCAAACAATAAAATCTCCATGCTCACCGATTAAAAATTTGTTATCATTACATGTTTAATTTTCTCTAATATTTTATTTGAGACTCAATGCGATCTACGTATACACATTAAATACTTTAAAATGACAAATCTCttataatttatattatttatgtcATGTTTTGAGTATGATGGTCATTTTTAAATTATGCGTGTTCAAAATGACCATCATACTCAAACCATGACTTCATCATATATAAAGCATGAAACATTAGTGTGTGCTGCTATTTTGTTAACACTAGGAAAGtagcccgcgcgatgctgcgggggAAAAAGCCATATTCCTGTGATAACACTGGAAATGGATAGGCCTTGGTTGCTGCTTTGGCTTTAGTCTTTATATATAAAGTGAGACTTCCATTGCCTGCAAAACTCATCTGTTCCATTGgctgcaaaaaacaaaaatatggaAACCCTTTCAACGACCAATCGAAATCAATAAAATGTCAatctcaatcaaaatcaaaatcacttGTAGTCAAAAATTTGAtgattgattttaattttcataGTATTGTTGTGTTTCTAGAGCAGTTAGATTTCATATGTACCACTTAACCACCTGCACAACATGAACAATATCATTGTATCTCAATCTCAATGATTCGAAAGAAAAAAACTCATCTTCGTTACCTCTTTGTACTTCGACATTCCTTATCCAAAACCAAGGTATGAAACCCACTATTCCAGATTTCTAACTGTAAAAAAGCAGAAACCTATGTCAAGTAAGCCTCAATATACAAAGCCAAATGAACCCACTTCGACTAAAAACATATATAGCCAACAAAGGTTGAAAATCTACATGGGTTTTCTCTTTCTGGGTTAAATATAAAATATCAAAATGTAATGCTAAAAGCTGAGAATTGATTAACTATAGTGGAAAGGAAAATTGCACCTGTATCGTGGTCTGCAATTTATAACAATCAATCAAGCTGTAGCTGACAAAAATACGATGTCAACTGATGTCATTACACAAAACAATCAGTAAAGATCCGCATATCAACAAAACTTACCAGTGATCAAAAGTAAGCCAAAAGAAATCCACTTCAAAAAGATAACCCGCCGTCTTTCAACCTTCCAGCCAAGATGATGAACGTAGTCACATGGGTAATGCTTGGTCTGTATATAAACACAATGGATAAGTAAAATTTTTTTCTTGAATCACAACTAAacatttataaaataaaaaaaaaggaaaaaagatccAAACGAACTCAAGAAAATTGAAATCAATCTGTTCATTAGTAATTATAGTTATAACTAAATTTCCAAACGTTATAGTTGAATTTACCAATTATCTCATTCATTATTGCAGCTTATTGAACAGAAGACAACTTATAAATAAAAGTAGAGTAAAATTTTACGAATATAGTGTAGTGATATAAAGATTAAGGGTGAAGTAATATAAATCTAATACCACCAAATAGACTAAATGACATAAAACTGAATGTTCTAATTACCTGGTTCAAGCTCAACAGTGGATGATGAAATTCTAAAGCCTCTGCAAacttcaattcaatttgaaaCTCTGGCTGACAGATTGATAGATGACAAATCTGAACACTTGAAAAGAATTTATCAATTGAACCACAAATTGACAATAACTATCTATCTATAGCTTCAGTGAATGTGAGAAAAATGGAGAAGATATATATTGAAAAGCAATTAGTCTAGTTTAATCACCAAGATTAAAAGGAGACAGTAGATGTTGCAGATCAAATACAGATCTGATATAAAAAGCAAATAGTGATTCCAAAGAGGTATAATCCAAACAGCAGATAATCATTGGAAAGAGCTGTGAAAAGTACAGAACATCATTGTAAAGAGCTGTAAAAAGTAGATAAACAGTGTAATTAAAAAACTAAAGTGCTAAAAACTATCCATGTGAAATGGATCTGTGATAACACCGAGGCTACCCATGTTAACATCCATTGTGCCACTATTTGGACTATCCTCATAAGAGTCCGCAGTATTTCTTATTATTCCTAGCTGATGGGATCATCTTCTTTTTAGATATCATGTTATAGGTCAAATAACTCATTTGATTATTTCTATTAGTGACCAATTTGCAGTTGGCAAAAATCCAAGTTCTGATGTTTCATGACGATGGAATATGCAATAGACAAAATGCTACAACTGTAAGAAATATTGACATCTAGAAATCTGATTATGAAAACATACATAAACAGGTAGAGGAGGACACATCTATATTGATTTGTAAGCGTTGGTTATATCAAGAATTCATCAAACATAAATAAGATAATAACATGGTTTTCATCTTTCTCAGTACTACATCTTGTTCAAACACTAaaacaatgaaaagaaaattaaaataccCTCCATCAACGATCTCATCAAAGCATAAAGTATatatcaaaaaataaataaggaaagtaaaaaagagCTAGAGGCAAGAGTTATGACCAACTCTACCTCAAGAGAAGGGGAACTCATCAAAGAATCCCTGAAGTACAGTGGCTAAATGAGTTCATTTTCATCATCACCTCCGGTCACAAAGAAGTGAAGGTCCTGAACAAACTTATATATAACAACGTTGCACACGAACATCATAACCTCTGCTGCATAAGATAAAATAGTAAATTATGATGACTGAAAATCTG harbors:
- the LOC133732891 gene encoding pentatricopeptide repeat-containing protein At4g21065, with protein sequence MLPKQPSLTHTISTTLTHHNPVSSFSSPTRPQNPLPFILQKCIALLQSCASSISKLKQIHAFSLRHGVPLSNPDMGKHLIFTAVSLSSPMSYAHQVFSQIQWPNVFTWNTMIRGYAESQNPMPVIQLYHQMRVNSVEPDTHTYPFLLKAVAKLLIVREGEKIHSIALRNGLESLVFVKNALLHVYAVCGQVESAYEVFESMSERDLVAWNSVINGFSLNGRPNEALTIFREMSLEGVEPDGFTMVSLLCACAELGALALGGRVHVYMLKAGLTRNAHASNALLDVYAKCGSIREAQKVFEEMEERSVVSWTALVVGLAVNGFGKEALELFKEFKREGLVPTEITFVGVLYACSHCGMVDEGFEYFRVMKEEYRIVPRIEHYGCMVDLLARAGLVKEAYEYIKDMPVQPNAVIWRTLLGACTIHGQSALGEIARGHILQLEPRHSGDYVLISNLYASERRWSDVQKVRRTMLSEGVKKTPGYSIVELRNRVFEFTMGDRSHPQSDEIYAKLVEITKLLKQKGYVPHTENVLADIEEEEKENALSYHSEKIAIAFMLLVTAPGLPIRIWKNLRVCADCHLAFKLISKVYDREIVVRDRSRFHHFRDGSCSCSDYW